In one Komagataeibacter sp. FNDCR2 genomic region, the following are encoded:
- a CDS encoding putative quinol monooxygenase gives MTTSPLTIVAEFDVPAESRARFLELCAYDSERSVADEKGCLRFEAVTPLDDPRTVILLEVYDDEAAFETHLATPHFKVFADGVKELGVKEISVRKAARHAPRA, from the coding sequence ATGACCACAAGCCCGTTGACCATCGTGGCGGAATTCGACGTTCCCGCCGAAAGCCGCGCGCGGTTTCTCGAACTCTGCGCCTATGACAGCGAACGCTCGGTCGCGGATGAGAAGGGTTGCCTGCGCTTTGAGGCCGTAACCCCCCTCGATGACCCGCGGACCGTCATCCTGCTTGAGGTCTATGACGATGAAGCCGCCTTCGAGACCCATCTCGCCACGCCGCATTTCAAGGTCTTCGCCGATGGGGTGAAGGAACTTGGTGTAAAGGAAATCAGCGTGCGCAAGGCCGCGCGCCATGCGCCAAGGGCCTGA
- the dapF gene encoding diaminopimelate epimerase, with the protein MMTGFFKMHGLGNDFVVVDERAHRHDLTPARIAALCDRHKGIGCDQFVILRPACVDGADVFVRFFNADGTESGACGNASRCVADLLARETGRDSIGLQTRAGVLRATIVRPGLVTVDMGIPRQGWAEVPLAHACDTLRLPMAGDPAAVSMGNPHATFFLSTPDAMAPEAAGPELEHHPLFPERANIGFAHVTARDAMRLRVWERGSGLTLACGSGACAAVVNAVRRGLVERTCTVVMDGGELGITWRESDGHVLMTGPAVTSFTGTFNPEDYPR; encoded by the coding sequence ATGATGACCGGTTTTTTCAAGATGCACGGGTTGGGCAACGATTTCGTGGTGGTGGATGAACGCGCCCACCGTCACGATCTGACCCCCGCGCGGATCGCGGCCCTGTGTGACCGGCACAAGGGCATCGGCTGCGACCAGTTCGTCATCCTGCGCCCCGCCTGCGTGGACGGGGCGGATGTGTTCGTACGCTTTTTCAACGCGGATGGCACGGAATCCGGCGCGTGCGGCAATGCCTCGCGCTGCGTGGCCGATCTGCTGGCGCGTGAGACGGGGCGGGACAGTATCGGGTTGCAGACCCGCGCGGGCGTGCTGCGTGCGACCATCGTGCGGCCCGGCCTGGTCACGGTGGATATGGGCATACCCCGGCAGGGCTGGGCGGAGGTGCCGCTGGCCCATGCGTGCGATACGCTGCGCCTGCCCATGGCGGGCGACCCGGCGGCGGTCTCCATGGGCAACCCGCACGCCACGTTTTTCCTGTCCACGCCCGACGCCATGGCGCCGGAGGCGGCCGGGCCGGAACTGGAACATCACCCCCTGTTTCCCGAACGCGCGAATATCGGCTTCGCCCATGTCACGGCGCGTGATGCGATGCGGCTGCGGGTATGGGAACGTGGCAGCGGGCTGACGCTGGCCTGTGGTTCGGGCGCATGCGCCGCCGTGGTCAACGCCGTGCGGCGCGGGCTGGTGGAGCGCACCTGCACGGTCGTAATGGATGGTGGCGAACTGGGCATTACGTGGCGTGAAAGCGATGGGCATGTGCTCATGACCGGCCCGGCGGTCACCAGCTTCACGGGCACGTTCAACCCGGAAGATTACCCCCGATGA
- the gcvT gene encoding glycine cleavage system aminomethyltransferase GcvT, with product MNQPLLRTPLYDLHLELGARMVPFAGYEMPVQYPAGVMAEHLHTRGQAGLFDVSHMGQVRIRPHSGQVADAARALEALVPADLVALRPGRQRYALFMTPDGGISDDLMVTNMGEWLLLVVNAACKAADFAHVHKALGDTCTVEMLSTRALLAVQGPAAEAALASLNPAAAGMRFMDVAEMDLAGVPCIVSRSGYTGEDGYEIGMADGDALTVARALLAQPGVAPAGLGARDSLRLEAGLCLYGTDIDLTTTPVEAALEWSIQKSRRPGGARAGGYPGAKIVADQLADGASRRRVGLRAEGRAPVRGGAELFADAAGATPAGRVTSGAFGPSVNAPVAMGYVANDLSAPGTRLFAAVRGRLLPVQVTALPFVAPTFRR from the coding sequence ATGAACCAGCCCCTGCTGCGCACCCCGCTTTACGATCTTCATCTTGAACTCGGTGCCCGCATGGTGCCGTTCGCCGGTTACGAAATGCCGGTGCAGTATCCCGCGGGCGTCATGGCCGAACACCTGCATACCCGTGGGCAGGCCGGGCTGTTCGATGTCTCCCATATGGGGCAGGTGCGGATCCGCCCCCATTCCGGGCAGGTGGCGGACGCCGCTCGCGCGCTGGAAGCACTGGTGCCCGCCGATCTCGTGGCGCTGCGCCCCGGCCGCCAGCGTTACGCCCTGTTCATGACGCCCGATGGCGGCATCAGCGACGATCTCATGGTCACGAATATGGGGGAGTGGCTGCTGCTGGTGGTCAACGCGGCGTGCAAGGCGGCGGATTTCGCGCATGTGCATAAAGCTCTGGGCGATACCTGCACGGTCGAGATGCTGTCCACGCGCGCGCTGCTTGCCGTGCAGGGGCCTGCGGCGGAGGCGGCGCTGGCCAGCCTGAACCCGGCGGCGGCCGGGATGCGCTTCATGGATGTGGCGGAGATGGACCTGGCGGGCGTGCCCTGCATCGTTTCGCGCTCCGGCTATACGGGTGAGGACGGATATGAAATCGGCATGGCGGACGGGGATGCGCTTACGGTGGCGCGCGCCCTGCTGGCGCAGCCGGGCGTGGCCCCCGCCGGTCTGGGCGCGCGTGACAGCCTGCGGCTTGAAGCCGGGCTGTGCCTGTACGGAACCGATATCGACCTGACCACCACGCCGGTCGAGGCCGCGCTGGAATGGTCCATCCAGAAAAGCCGCAGGCCCGGCGGCGCGCGCGCGGGTGGCTATCCGGGGGCGAAGATCGTGGCGGACCAGTTGGCCGATGGCGCGTCGCGCCGCCGCGTGGGCCTGCGTGCCGAAGGGCGCGCGCCGGTGCGCGGCGGCGCCGAACTGTTTGCCGATGCGGCAGGCGCCACCCCGGCGGGCCGCGTCACCTCCGGCGCGTTCGGCCCCAGCGTCAATGCCCCCGTGGCCATGGGTTACGTGGCGAATGACCTGTCAGCCCCCGGCACGCGTCTTTTCGCCGCGGTGCGCGGGCGGCTGCTGCCGGTGCAGGTTACGGCGCTGCCTTTTGTCGCGCCGACATTCCGCCGCTAG
- a CDS encoding VOC family protein produces MARMIHSMIRVRDEAASIAFYDTAFGLKVADRLVFDSFTLIYLSNAEQTFELELTVNHDRARPYDLGDGYGHLAVSVADVDAEHARLAAAGLSPLAVKDMACGARFVGRFFFITDPDGYRIEVLQRGAPGRFV; encoded by the coding sequence ATGGCCCGTATGATCCATTCCATGATCCGTGTGCGCGATGAGGCCGCGAGCATTGCGTTTTATGACACGGCTTTCGGCCTGAAGGTAGCCGACCGGCTTGTTTTTGACAGTTTCACCCTTATCTACCTGTCCAATGCCGAACAGACGTTCGAACTGGAACTGACCGTCAACCACGACCGCGCGCGGCCCTATGACCTTGGGGACGGGTACGGTCACCTTGCCGTGTCGGTCGCGGATGTGGACGCGGAACATGCCCGCCTTGCGGCCGCGGGCCTGTCGCCGCTGGCGGTCAAGGACATGGCGTGCGGGGCGCGGTTCGTTGGTAGGTTCTTTTTCATCACCGACCCCGATGGGTACCGGATCGAGGTGCTGCAGCGCGGCGCGCCGGGGCGTTTTGTCTGA
- a CDS encoding class I SAM-dependent methyltransferase yields MNDLHGFHPHSFTTASDQSDAVFYSRRPAGPLLDQGAQRAVTALYRTLLPEDGNILDLMAGPDSHLPPDMAFDSVIGIGVNAQALDANPRLTDRVVEDINETPDLPLADESMDAACLCDVVPYLRQPVRVFREIARVLQPGGLIIMTFGSRFIPQKATALWQALDEGDRRRMLGIILQRAGFGPVDNGNVTPAPEDMFWHDAVHAMTARRPDNL; encoded by the coding sequence ATGAACGACCTGCACGGGTTCCACCCGCATTCCTTTACTACCGCATCCGACCAGTCCGATGCGGTCTTCTATTCCCGCCGCCCCGCCGGCCCCCTGCTGGACCAGGGCGCGCAGAGGGCGGTGACCGCGCTGTACCGCACGCTCCTGCCTGAAGATGGCAATATCCTCGACCTCATGGCCGGGCCCGACAGCCACCTGCCGCCGGACATGGCGTTTGACAGCGTGATCGGCATTGGCGTCAACGCGCAGGCGCTTGACGCCAACCCGCGCCTGACGGACCGCGTGGTCGAGGACATAAACGAAACCCCGGACCTGCCGCTGGCCGATGAAAGCATGGACGCCGCCTGCCTGTGCGACGTGGTGCCCTATCTACGCCAGCCGGTGCGCGTCTTCCGGGAAATCGCGCGGGTGCTGCAACCCGGTGGCCTGATCATCATGACCTTTGGCTCACGCTTCATCCCCCAGAAGGCCACGGCCCTGTGGCAGGCCCTTGATGAAGGCGACCGCCGCCGCATGCTGGGCATCATACTCCAGCGCGCGGGGTTCGGGCCGGTTGACAATGGCAACGTCACCCCCGCGCCGGAGGATATGTTCTGGCATGACGCCGTGCACGCCATGACCGCGCGGCGTCCTGACAATTTGTAA
- the gcvH gene encoding glycine cleavage system protein GcvH yields the protein MTVYYTKEHEWLRVEGNVAVIGITPHAANELGELVFAEARDPGTTVEQGDSVAVVESVKAASDIYAPITGDVLSFNDALTDDASLVNRDPEGEGWIVRMNMADPAQLDGLLDAAAYAALVG from the coding sequence ATGACGGTCTATTACACGAAAGAGCATGAATGGCTGCGCGTTGAGGGCAATGTCGCGGTGATCGGCATCACGCCCCATGCGGCGAACGAACTGGGCGAACTGGTCTTTGCCGAGGCGCGCGACCCCGGCACCACCGTCGAGCAGGGTGACAGCGTGGCCGTCGTGGAATCGGTCAAGGCGGCATCGGACATCTATGCCCCGATCACGGGGGATGTGCTGTCGTTCAACGATGCGCTGACCGATGACGCCTCCCTCGTCAACCGCGACCCGGAGGGGGAAGGCTGGATCGTGCGCATGAACATGGCCGACCCCGCCCAGCTTGACGGCCTGCTGGACGCCGCCGCCTACGCCGCGCTGGTTGGCTGA
- the gcvP gene encoding aminomethyl-transferring glycine dehydrogenase: MLAVTSPSCGSSSLWHGLGDDTGAFCARHVGPDAQDVAGMLRVVGADTLDSLMAQTVPDSIRLHGGMGLGAGVSEPVALARLRAIAAENRVLTSLIGQGYYDTFLPGVIQRNVLENPAWYTAYTPYQPEISQGRLEALLNFQTLVIELTGLDVANASLLDEGTAAAEAMAMARRVAKSRATAFFVDADCHPQTIAVLRTRAEPMGWQLVLGDPATDLDPQAVFGALFQYPGSTGELRDPRPWIEGLHAAGAIAAVCADPMALMLVESPGALGADIAVGTMQRYGMPMGAGGPHAAYMAVRDALRRNIPGRIVGVSIDARGKPAYRLALQTREQHIRREKATSNICTAQALPAIISSMYALYHGPAGLRAIAGRIHRLTAIAAAGLRALGCTVVTQAFFDTLKVKTGAQTDAVIARALDAGMNLRRVDDAHIALSLDETSTPGTVRAVWRSVGGDGGPVAEIEAGLGAVGDTIPAGLARGGEFLTQPIFSACRSETDMLRYLRRLADRDLALDRSMIPLGSCTMKLNATAEMLPITWPEFCNIHPFAPADQMRGYARLFTDLERMLCQISGYSAVSLQPNSGAQGEFAGLMAIRGYHHARGDAGRDVCLIPASAHGTNPASAQMAGMRVVVVACDGQGNVDIADLKARIAQHADQLAAIMITYPSTHGVFEENVREICDQVHAAGGQVYVDGANLNAQVGLAQPGVYGGDVSHFNLHKTFCIPHGGGGPGMGPIGVGAHLAPYLPGAPQRGEANAISAAPFGSADVLPISWMYMVMMGDAGLKRATGVAILNSNYIATRLSGHYPVLYRGAQGRVAHECIIDLRPLKDETGVTVDDIAKRLIDHGFHAPTVSFPVAGTFMIEPTESESRAELDRFCDAMIAIRAEISAVADGKLTIEHSPLRHAPHTVRDLTDPEWNRPYDRAAACLPGAVAAASKYWSPVNRLDNAYGDRNLVCSCPDTGSYMD, encoded by the coding sequence ATGCTGGCCGTGACGTCTCCCTCCTGCGGTTCTTCTTCCCTGTGGCATGGTCTGGGCGATGACACCGGTGCGTTCTGCGCCCGGCATGTCGGCCCGGACGCGCAAGACGTGGCCGGGATGCTGCGCGTGGTGGGGGCTGACACGCTTGACAGCCTGATGGCGCAGACCGTGCCGGACAGCATCCGCCTCCATGGCGGGATGGGTCTGGGCGCAGGCGTGTCCGAGCCCGTGGCGCTGGCCCGCCTGCGCGCCATCGCGGCGGAAAACCGGGTCCTGACATCGCTGATCGGCCAAGGCTATTACGATACGTTCCTGCCCGGTGTGATCCAGCGCAACGTGCTGGAAAACCCGGCCTGGTACACGGCCTATACCCCCTACCAGCCCGAAATCAGCCAGGGTCGTCTCGAAGCACTGCTCAATTTCCAGACGCTGGTCATCGAACTGACCGGTCTGGACGTGGCCAATGCGTCCCTGCTGGATGAAGGCACGGCGGCGGCCGAGGCCATGGCCATGGCCCGCCGCGTGGCCAAGAGCAGGGCCACGGCCTTTTTTGTCGATGCCGACTGCCACCCGCAGACCATCGCCGTGCTGCGCACCCGTGCCGAGCCGATGGGCTGGCAGCTCGTGCTGGGCGATCCCGCAACCGATCTGGACCCCCAGGCGGTGTTCGGCGCGCTGTTCCAGTATCCCGGCTCGACTGGTGAACTGCGCGACCCGCGCCCGTGGATCGAGGGCCTGCATGCGGCGGGCGCCATCGCCGCGGTCTGCGCGGACCCGATGGCGCTCATGCTGGTGGAAAGCCCCGGCGCGCTGGGGGCGGACATCGCGGTGGGAACCATGCAGCGTTATGGCATGCCGATGGGGGCCGGTGGCCCGCACGCGGCCTACATGGCGGTGCGTGACGCGTTGCGCCGGAACATTCCGGGGCGGATCGTGGGTGTGTCCATCGATGCGCGCGGCAAGCCCGCCTACCGTCTGGCGCTCCAGACGCGCGAACAGCACATCCGCCGTGAAAAGGCGACATCCAACATCTGCACGGCGCAGGCGCTGCCCGCCATCATCTCGTCCATGTATGCGCTGTATCATGGGCCGGCGGGGCTTAGGGCCATTGCCGGGCGCATCCACCGCCTGACCGCCATCGCGGCGGCGGGGCTGCGCGCGCTGGGCTGCACGGTCGTCACGCAGGCGTTCTTTGACACGCTGAAGGTGAAAACCGGCGCACAGACCGATGCGGTCATCGCCCGCGCGCTGGATGCGGGCATGAACCTGCGCCGCGTGGATGACGCCCATATCGCTCTCAGCCTTGATGAAACCTCAACCCCCGGGACCGTGCGCGCCGTATGGCGCAGCGTGGGCGGGGACGGCGGGCCGGTGGCGGAGATCGAAGCCGGTCTGGGCGCGGTGGGCGACACCATCCCGGCGGGTCTTGCGCGCGGGGGTGAATTCCTGACCCAGCCGATCTTCTCCGCCTGCCGCTCGGAAACCGACATGCTGCGCTACCTGCGCCGTCTGGCGGACCGTGATCTCGCGCTTGACCGTTCCATGATCCCGCTTGGCTCATGCACCATGAAGCTGAACGCCACGGCGGAAATGCTGCCCATCACCTGGCCGGAATTCTGCAATATCCATCCCTTCGCCCCGGCCGATCAGATGCGGGGTTACGCGCGCCTGTTCACCGACCTTGAGCGCATGCTGTGCCAGATCAGTGGCTACAGCGCGGTGTCGCTCCAGCCCAATTCCGGCGCGCAGGGCGAATTCGCGGGGCTCATGGCCATTCGCGGCTACCACCATGCCCGTGGTGACGCGGGGCGTGACGTATGCCTGATCCCGGCATCTGCCCATGGGACCAACCCCGCCTCCGCCCAGATGGCGGGCATGCGGGTCGTGGTGGTGGCGTGCGACGGGCAGGGCAATGTCGATATCGCGGACCTGAAGGCAAGGATCGCGCAACATGCGGACCAACTGGCCGCCATCATGATCACCTATCCCTCCACCCATGGGGTGTTTGAGGAAAACGTGCGCGAGATCTGTGATCAGGTGCATGCGGCGGGTGGTCAGGTCTATGTGGATGGCGCGAACCTGAACGCGCAGGTGGGACTGGCGCAGCCGGGTGTGTATGGCGGTGATGTCAGCCATTTCAACCTGCACAAGACCTTCTGCATTCCCCATGGCGGGGGTGGTCCCGGCATGGGGCCGATTGGCGTGGGCGCGCATCTGGCCCCCTACCTGCCCGGCGCGCCGCAACGGGGGGAGGCCAATGCCATTTCGGCCGCGCCGTTCGGCTCGGCCGATGTGCTGCCCATTTCATGGATGTACATGGTCATGATGGGTGATGCGGGGCTGAAGCGCGCGACCGGGGTCGCGATCCTGAATTCCAACTACATCGCGACCCGCCTGTCCGGGCATTACCCAGTGCTGTACCGGGGCGCGCAGGGGCGGGTTGCGCATGAATGCATCATCGACCTGCGTCCGCTCAAGGATGAGACCGGCGTTACGGTGGATGACATCGCCAAACGCCTGATCGACCATGGTTTCCATGCGCCCACGGTCAGCTTTCCCGTGGCGGGCACGTTCATGATCGAACCGACCGAATCCGAAAGCCGGGCGGAGCTGGACCGTTTCTGTGACGCGATGATCGCCATCCGCGCGGAAATCAGCGCCGTGGCGGATGGAAAGCTGACGATTGAACACAGCCCCCTGCGCCACGCCCCGCATACCGTGCGCGACCTGACCGACCCGGAGTGGAACCGCCCGTACGACCGCGCCGCCGCCTGCCTGCCCGGCGCGGTGGCGGCCGCGAGCAAATACTGGTCGCCCGTCAACCGGCTGGATAATGCCTATGGCGACCGTAACCTGGTGTGTTCCTGCCCCGATACGGGAAGCTACATGGACTAG
- a CDS encoding ABC transporter substrate-binding protein, which yields MNWGRRGMIAGVVAGSMVLGASVPPPAMARDITDMAGNAVSVPDHPTRIADLWFAHNELVLMLGGARQVVMTVDRPQARPWMYRVFPALYDAQAVNGPQVNAETLLRERIDLVFVPEASATIAAFRAVGVPVLVSSFQDTDGLLRAVDMTATALGTDDARATAAQYRTMMRQTVNDVRAHLSGLTDAARPRVLHVQSLHPLRVDGGHSIVDEWITLAGGRNAATELAGNLKAVSAEQVAAWDPDVVILGPGSGPLDLGADGGMWSRLRAVRTGRVYQNPDGVFPWDRYGSELPLQIRWAAKTLHPDRFADTDPVGMTRDFYRTYFHYDLSTADAQRILAGQPPQPATDQAQ from the coding sequence ATGAACTGGGGCAGAAGGGGTATGATCGCCGGGGTGGTGGCGGGGAGCATGGTGCTTGGCGCATCCGTTCCGCCGCCCGCCATGGCGCGCGACATTACGGATATGGCGGGCAACGCCGTGTCCGTGCCCGATCACCCCACCCGCATTGCCGACCTGTGGTTCGCCCATAATGAACTGGTGCTGATGCTTGGCGGCGCGCGACAGGTGGTCATGACCGTGGACCGCCCGCAGGCGCGGCCATGGATGTACCGGGTCTTCCCCGCCCTGTATGACGCGCAGGCGGTCAATGGCCCGCAGGTCAATGCCGAGACCCTGCTGCGTGAGCGGATCGATCTCGTATTCGTGCCGGAGGCGTCGGCCACCATCGCGGCGTTCCGCGCGGTGGGGGTGCCTGTTCTCGTCTCCTCCTTTCAGGACACGGACGGGCTTTTGCGCGCGGTGGACATGACGGCCACCGCACTGGGCACGGACGATGCGCGTGCGACGGCGGCCCAGTACCGCACCATGATGCGGCAGACCGTAAATGATGTGCGTGCGCACCTGTCCGGCCTGACCGATGCCGCGCGCCCGCGTGTCCTGCATGTGCAGTCGCTGCATCCGTTGCGGGTGGATGGGGGGCACAGTATCGTTGATGAATGGATCACCCTTGCGGGCGGCCGCAATGCGGCCACGGAGCTGGCAGGCAACCTGAAAGCAGTCTCGGCCGAGCAGGTCGCGGCGTGGGATCCCGATGTGGTGATCCTCGGCCCCGGTAGCGGCCCGCTGGATCTGGGGGCGGATGGCGGCATGTGGAGCAGGCTGCGCGCGGTGCGCACGGGCCGCGTCTATCAGAATCCCGATGGTGTTTTCCCCTGGGACCGATATGGCAGCGAACTGCCACTCCAGATCCGCTGGGCCGCGAAGACCCTGCATCCCGACCGCTTTGCCGATACGGACCCCGTGGGCATGACGCGCGATTTCTACCGTACCTATTTCCACTATGACCTCAGCACTGCCGATGCGCAGCGTATCCTCGCGGGGCAGCCCCCCCAGCCCGCCACGGATCAGGCGCAGTGA
- a CDS encoding iron ABC transporter permease produces the protein MSLPRLRAPVVGFVCIAALVVLAGGSACVGRFPLRPEQVLGALLAAAGLTPRVPPVDADLVHTILFGARLPRIGGAMCVGAALSVAGAAYQAVFRNPLVSPGLLGVLAGAGTGAALGIVWGLGTPGVAALSFVGGLAAVGFGVGVAHMFDAASMMMLVFGGLISSALFTALLSLLKYIADPQNQLPDIVFWLLGSLTQVSAQALGVLVLPVVVGIVLLSACGRMLDGLAMGDEEARTLGIPVMALRYGVIGAATVLAAMTVSVAGMIGWVGLVVPHVARLLVGPCNMRVLPVSACIGAMFLLVCDDLARTLSVEEIPVGLIADLLGVVVFVAVLPLLRRGWRA, from the coding sequence GTGAGCCTGCCGCGCCTGCGCGCGCCGGTTGTGGGGTTCGTGTGTATCGCAGCGCTGGTGGTTCTGGCGGGGGGGTCGGCCTGTGTCGGCCGGTTTCCGCTCCGGCCGGAGCAGGTGCTCGGGGCGCTGCTTGCGGCAGCGGGCCTGACGCCCCGCGTGCCGCCGGTGGATGCGGATCTGGTGCATACCATCCTGTTTGGCGCGCGCCTGCCGCGTATTGGCGGGGCGATGTGCGTGGGGGCGGCACTTTCGGTCGCGGGCGCGGCGTATCAGGCCGTGTTCCGTAATCCGCTGGTCTCACCCGGCCTGCTGGGGGTGCTGGCGGGGGCGGGAACCGGGGCCGCGCTGGGCATTGTATGGGGGCTGGGTACGCCGGGTGTCGCGGCGCTGTCCTTTGTGGGCGGTCTCGCGGCGGTGGGTTTCGGGGTGGGGGTGGCGCATATGTTCGATGCGGCTTCCATGATGATGCTGGTCTTTGGCGGCCTGATCAGTTCGGCGCTGTTCACCGCGCTGCTTTCATTGCTGAAATATATCGCGGATCCGCAGAACCAGTTGCCGGACATCGTATTCTGGCTGCTGGGCAGCCTGACGCAGGTGAGTGCGCAGGCGCTGGGCGTGCTGGTGCTGCCGGTTGTGGTCGGCATCGTGCTGCTTTCGGCCTGCGGGCGCATGCTCGATGGTCTGGCGATGGGGGATGAGGAAGCCCGCACGCTCGGCATTCCCGTCATGGCGCTGCGCTATGGGGTGATTGGCGCGGCGACGGTGCTGGCGGCGATGACGGTATCGGTCGCGGGCATGATCGGCTGGGTCGGGCTGGTGGTGCCGCATGTGGCGCGGCTGCTGGTGGGGCCGTGCAATATGCGGGTGCTGCCGGTCAGCGCATGTATCGGGGCCATGTTCCTGCTGGTCTGTGATGATCTGGCGCGCACCCTTTCGGTGGAGGAAATACCCGTTGGCCTGATTGCCGACCTGCTGGGGGTTGTGGTGTTCGTGGCGGTGCTGCCGCTGCTGCGGCGCGGGTGGCGGGCATGA
- a CDS encoding ABC transporter ATP-binding protein, which translates to MSNDMPVLCMDHVGFRRGRRMVLHDLSFGIRAGETTALLGPNGAGKTTLLRLLLGLVQPHTGQVLLDGRPMSHWSRREVARRIAYVPQGHVPLFPYSVRDIVGMGRLAETPFAPALRATDKDAVDRALAELAITRLASRPYTDLSGGERQAVLLARALAQGARTLILDEPETGLDHGQKQRLYALLRRLAAQGHAVVATTHDPLQAACMFDRAVLLRHGRIVGDGMAADVLSADMVEQLYAPADTLETV; encoded by the coding sequence ATGAGCAACGATATGCCCGTCCTGTGCATGGACCATGTGGGGTTCCGCCGCGGCAGGCGCATGGTGCTGCATGACCTTTCCTTCGGCATAAGGGCGGGAGAGACCACGGCGCTGCTGGGGCCCAATGGCGCGGGCAAGACCACGCTGCTGCGGCTGCTGCTTGGTCTTGTACAACCCCATACGGGGCAGGTCCTGCTGGACGGGCGGCCCATGTCGCACTGGTCACGGCGCGAGGTGGCCCGGCGCATCGCCTATGTGCCGCAGGGGCATGTGCCGCTGTTTCCCTATAGCGTGCGTGATATCGTCGGCATGGGGCGGCTGGCGGAAACGCCTTTCGCACCCGCCCTGCGCGCAACGGATAAGGACGCGGTCGATCGCGCCCTTGCGGAACTGGCCATTACCCGTCTGGCCAGCCGCCCCTATACCGACCTTTCCGGGGGGGAGCGGCAGGCGGTGCTGCTGGCGCGCGCGCTGGCGCAGGGCGCGCGCACCCTTATTCTGGATGAGCCGGAAACGGGGCTGGACCATGGCCAGAAGCAGCGCCTGTACGCCCTGCTGCGCCGGCTGGCGGCACAGGGGCATGCCGTGGTGGCCACGACGCATGACCCGCTTCAGGCGGCGTGCATGTTTGATCGCGCGGTGCTGTTGCGCCATGGGCGGATCGTGGGTGATGGCATGGCCGCCGATGTACTCTCCGCCGATATGGTGGAGCAGCTTTATGCGCCAGCCGACACTCTGGAGACTGTTTGA